The genomic window TAAATATTTTGTTCTATGAGCAAGAAAAATTAAAAAAAATTATTTGCGTAAAGGAGGGTATAAATGATTTCAAAAAAAACAGAATGGGGAAAAAAGTATGATATTGTTTTTGTATTGCCTATGCCAACCAATAAAATAGTTGGTGGATATAAAATGGTGTATGAATACTCTAATTATCTTGTTAATAAAGGGTTAACAGTTTGTTTAATTTATAATGGATGTAATGGTAAGAATTCAAAAGGAATTCCAAAACCAATTATTTTAGGAATGAGATTTATAATGGCAAAAAATGGTCCAAAATGGTTTGATTTAGATAAAAGAGTTGTTCAAAAAACTATTAGTTGTTTTGATGAAAAACTTTTGCCTTCTTCATATATTTATATTGCTACAGTTGCTCGATCAGCAATATTTATAAATTCTATTGACAAGGCGAAGAGCAGGAAAATATATTTTATTCAAGGATATGAAGATTGGGAAATTAGCGAAGAAGAATTACATGAAACATATTCTTTTAATATGAAAAAAATTACAGTATCTAAATGGCTGAAAGATATTATTAGTAAATATTCTAGTTCAGAGGTTGAGTACTTACCAAACGGAATTAATTGTAATATTTTTACTGAAAGTAAACCATTTAATACTAGAAATAATTATACTATTTCAATGTTATTTCACAATAGTGTTTTAAAGGGGGCAAATATAGGTATAGATGTTTTACTCGCTTTGAAAGAAAAGTACCCTCTACTTGAGGCACATTTATTTGGCACTCCAAAAAGACCTGATAGCTGGCCTGAATGGATTAAATACACACAAAATGCGAGTCCTTATGAAGTAAG from Candidatus Stoquefichus sp. SB1 includes these protein-coding regions:
- a CDS encoding glycosyltransferase family 4 protein — translated: MISKKTEWGKKYDIVFVLPMPTNKIVGGYKMVYEYSNYLVNKGLTVCLIYNGCNGKNSKGIPKPIILGMRFIMAKNGPKWFDLDKRVVQKTISCFDEKLLPSSYIYIATVARSAIFINSIDKAKSRKIYFIQGYEDWEISEEELHETYSFNMKKITVSKWLKDIISKYSSSEVEYLPNGINCNIFTESKPFNTRNNYTISMLFHNSVLKGANIGIDVLLALKEKYPLLEAHLFGTPKRPDSWPEWIKYTQNASPYEVSAIMNNTKVFLCTSKSEGYGLTVLEAMSCGCAIVTTKCGGINEFTTNNNTLYCEIDDKDGLIAAVSLLFNNNKMCKQFGNLSLQISKEFNIDYLKEKFYLIIQEELCNIKEENK